In Clostridium sp. JN-1, one genomic interval encodes:
- the spoIIIAE gene encoding stage III sporulation protein AE, protein MKKIMLILSIIFIMCFNVQAADINSSASTNYNQDAEVNQKIEQFYDYISNMKTKYELINDFDVKSYVKNFMKTGDGKFNIKKLVQALITYSMKEVVSSLKLLSTVVIIALICALLTNLQKAFSNESLSNIAYYACYSLIIIIMAKSFYIGVDIARSTINEMTDFMTALVPILIMLVGSVGGFVEAAVIDPIVMGAITISARLFMNIVIPIISMTFVLQFVNNLSSDYKVDKLTKFLNQCALWVQGIIMTVFIGIITIRGITAKTIDQVAAKTAKFAVDNFVPIVGKSLSDAVSTVAGYSILLKNAISSVGLVILVCIILLPIIKILIIALSYKLTGALIEPISDSRLVNCLTSAGNSLILIMSCLISVSIMFFIMIAIIASAGKVMLGT, encoded by the coding sequence ATGAAAAAGATTATGTTAATTTTATCTATAATTTTTATAATGTGTTTTAATGTACAAGCTGCTGATATAAACAGCAGTGCCAGTACAAACTACAATCAAGATGCAGAAGTCAACCAAAAAATAGAACAATTTTATGATTATATTTCTAATATGAAAACTAAATATGAATTGATAAACGATTTTGATGTTAAAAGTTATGTTAAAAACTTTATGAAAACAGGTGATGGAAAGTTTAATATAAAAAAGTTAGTACAAGCACTGATCACATATTCAATGAAAGAAGTTGTGTCTTCTTTAAAACTTTTATCAACTGTAGTTATAATAGCTCTTATATGCGCACTGCTTACAAATTTACAAAAGGCCTTTAGTAATGAGAGTTTATCTAACATTGCTTATTATGCATGCTATTCATTAATTATAATAATCATGGCCAAGAGTTTTTACATAGGTGTGGATATAGCAAGAAGTACAATAAATGAAATGACAGACTTTATGACAGCGTTAGTTCCAATTTTAATAATGCTAGTTGGAAGTGTAGGAGGGTTTGTTGAAGCTGCTGTTATTGATCCAATAGTAATGGGAGCCATAACTATAAGTGCAAGATTATTCATGAACATAGTAATTCCAATAATAAGTATGACATTTGTACTGCAGTTTGTTAATAATTTATCGTCAGACTATAAAGTAGACAAACTTACTAAGTTTTTAAATCAGTGTGCATTGTGGGTTCAAGGGATAATAATGACAGTATTTATAGGGATTATAACTATACGTGGTATTACTGCTAAAACTATTGATCAGGTTGCTGCTAAGACTGCAAAATTTGCCGTAGATAACTTTGTACCAATAGTCGGAAAAAGTCTTTCAGATGCTGTTTCTACAGTAGCAGGATACTCAATACTCTTAAAGAATGCAATAAGCAGTGTTGGATTAGTTATACTTGTTTGTATTATTTTACTCCCTATAATTAAAATTTTAATTATAGCTCTGTCATATAAGTTAACTGGTGCACTCATAGAACCTATAAGTGACAGCAGGCTCGTGAATTGTTTAACTTCAGCAGGAAATTCTCTCATACTTATAATGTCATGCTTAATATCTGTTTCAATAATGTTTTTTATAATGATAGCTATAATTGCATCAGCAGGTAAGGTGATGCTTGGAACATAA
- the spoIIIAD gene encoding stage III sporulation protein AD, whose translation MEIIKIVTFAFIALFIVLLFKDRKSEIAVYVSLAAGICIFLFMISKITAVLQFIQELAIKANVDFAYLTTVFKILGIAYLASFCSQICKDAGQENIGTKVEFAGKILILTLAIPILMAVLQSILKIM comes from the coding sequence ATGGAGATAATAAAAATAGTTACATTTGCCTTTATTGCTTTATTTATAGTTTTACTTTTTAAAGATAGGAAAAGTGAGATAGCAGTTTACGTTAGTCTGGCAGCTGGAATATGCATATTTTTATTTATGATATCTAAGATAACAGCTGTACTTCAATTTATTCAAGAGTTAGCTATTAAAGCTAATGTAGATTTTGCATATTTAACTACTGTATTTAAAATACTTGGTATTGCATATTTAGCTTCTTTTTGCAGCCAAATATGTAAAGATGCTGGCCAAGAGAATATAGGAACAAAAGTAGAATTTGCAGGTAAAATATTAATTTTGACTCTTGCAATTCCTATATTAATGGCCGTGCTTCAATCTATTCTAAAGATAATGTAG
- the nusB gene encoding transcription antitermination factor NusB translates to MNRRKSRELAMKLLFQMTINKEDFKEVIENLKENLEIDNDKPDIISDLKSNKEDLENIDLTDVDMSYVTRVLKGIQEKREEIDDKINKCLINWKINRISKVDLAILRICTYEFLYETDIPENVSINEAIELAKKYSGNKSAAFVNGILGKMIKDKE, encoded by the coding sequence ATGAATAGAAGAAAATCCAGGGAATTAGCCATGAAGTTGTTATTCCAAATGACTATAAATAAAGAAGATTTTAAAGAAGTTATAGAAAATTTAAAGGAGAATTTAGAAATAGATAATGATAAACCAGATATAATTTCTGATTTAAAATCAAATAAAGAAGACTTAGAAAATATAGATTTAACTGATGTAGATATGTCATATGTAACGAGAGTTCTTAAGGGTATTCAGGAAAAAAGAGAGGAAATAGATGATAAAATAAATAAGTGTCTTATAAATTGGAAAATCAACAGAATATCAAAGGTTGACTTAGCTATACTTAGAATATGCACTTATGAATTTTTATATGAAACTGACATTCCAGAAAATGTATCAATAAATGAAGCAATAGAGTTAGCTAAAAAGTATTCTGGAAATAAATCAGCTGCTTTTGTAAATGGCATACTTGGAAAAATGATAAAAGATAAAGAATAA
- the efp gene encoding elongation factor P gives MISAGDLRKGTTFEQDGQVYTVVDFLHVKPGKGAAFVRTKLRNVITGAVTDTTFNPTVKLQEAVIERKEMQYLYSDGELYYFMDQETFEQIPLEYEKVEGAIKFLKENMIAVIKFFKGEAFSVEAPNFVELQITHTEPGVKGNTATNVLKPATLETGAVVQVPIFVNEGEMIRVDTRTGEYMERV, from the coding sequence ATGATATCAGCAGGAGATTTAAGAAAAGGAACTACTTTTGAACAAGATGGACAAGTGTATACTGTGGTAGACTTCCTTCATGTAAAACCAGGTAAAGGAGCTGCTTTTGTAAGAACTAAACTTAGAAATGTTATAACAGGAGCAGTTACAGATACAACTTTCAATCCAACTGTAAAACTTCAAGAAGCAGTAATTGAAAGAAAGGAAATGCAGTATTTGTATTCGGATGGAGAATTATATTATTTTATGGACCAAGAGACTTTTGAGCAAATTCCATTAGAATATGAAAAAGTTGAAGGAGCTATAAAGTTTTTAAAAGAAAATATGATTGCTGTAATAAAGTTTTTCAAAGGAGAAGCTTTCTCGGTAGAAGCTCCAAACTTTGTTGAATTACAAATAACACATACAGAACCAGGGGTTAAGGGAAATACTGCAACTAATGTTCTCAAGCCAGCTACACTTGAAACAGGTGCAGTTGTTCAAGTACCTATATTTGTAAATGAAGGTGAAATGATAAGAGTAGATACAAGAACTGGAGAATATATGGAAAGAGTTTAA
- the spoIIIAG gene encoding stage III sporulation protein AG, with product MNLKNILDKVVKSIKDSNLSNKKNFTNLLILFLSGILIVIAGSFFKTPSVSGANGIVSQNKNKNQDQSQKQSEQPVSKESQDYETSVQEKLKSTLENIDGVGKVDVMVSFESGEEQVPAVNVNDSTNTTEEKDNAGGVRNSVQKNNGSTVVITNDNGKSQPLILKKYKPKVAGVCVVAEGAEDNLTQLRITKAVMDLFNLPEDKVNVYPMKK from the coding sequence ATGAACTTGAAAAATATTCTGGATAAGGTTGTTAAGTCTATTAAGGACAGTAATTTGTCAAACAAGAAAAACTTTACTAACTTACTGATATTGTTTTTATCTGGAATACTTATAGTTATAGCAGGAAGTTTTTTTAAGACACCTAGTGTTTCAGGAGCTAATGGAATTGTCTCGCAGAATAAGAATAAAAATCAAGATCAAAGCCAAAAGCAAAGTGAGCAGCCTGTAAGTAAAGAATCTCAAGATTATGAAACTTCAGTACAAGAGAAGCTCAAGAGTACTTTAGAGAACATAGATGGTGTTGGAAAAGTAGATGTAATGGTTAGTTTTGAAAGTGGAGAAGAGCAGGTACCAGCAGTAAATGTAAATGATTCTACCAATACTACAGAGGAAAAAGATAATGCAGGAGGAGTGAGAAATTCAGTTCAAAAAAATAATGGGAGTACAGTAGTAATTACAAATGACAATGGCAAGTCACAGCCTCTTATATTAAAAAAGTACAAACCTAAAGTTGCAGGAGTGTGTGTAGTGGCTGAAGGTGCAGAAGATAATCTCACACAACTTAGAATAACGAAAGCTGTAATGGATTTATTTAACTTGCCAGAGGACAAAGTAAATGTTTATCCTATGAAAAAGTAG
- a CDS encoding type II secretion system protein has translation MKFIKESIKNKKRGFTLIELLLVMSLIGMITSAGVICIFKYMRVYRQQINLSKEKFYVDEAFLIIEDEINYSQYAEVKDNCIMVRNSEKSRNDYIRKDKDGDLIISYDYKYYFATNNILKGIKDFKARQSDKLVYVTIETKRGNTYKRCFGLERVKAKDLH, from the coding sequence GTGAAGTTTATAAAGGAAAGTATAAAAAATAAAAAAAGAGGATTTACATTGATAGAACTTTTACTTGTTATGTCTTTAATAGGTATGATAACGTCGGCAGGGGTTATCTGCATATTTAAGTATATGAGAGTGTACAGACAGCAGATAAATTTGAGTAAAGAGAAATTTTATGTAGATGAAGCATTTTTAATAATAGAAGATGAGATAAATTACTCGCAGTATGCGGAAGTTAAAGACAATTGTATTATGGTGAGAAATTCTGAAAAAAGTAGAAATGATTATATTAGAAAAGACAAAGACGGCGATTTAATTATATCGTATGATTACAAGTATTATTTTGCAACTAACAATATATTAAAAGGCATTAAAGACTTTAAAGCCAGGCAATCTGACAAATTAGTATATGTAACTATAGAAACTAAGAGAGGTAATACATATAAAAGATGTTTTGGATTAGAAAGAGTAAAAGCAAAGGATTTACATTGA
- a CDS encoding type II secretion system protein, with protein MKTKGFTLIEMTLCLSIIFIVFSYSLINYSGFSKLQNKIYAETFGSSLINFINNSKRYCREKNNGGYIYFDIDKNCVTFNSGTERIYTLEVPDGFKLTSVRDNNKIEIDNRGLTGSACTIEYIDRKGKSHFVSMCVGSAYVEFKE; from the coding sequence ATGAAAACTAAAGGATTCACTTTAATAGAAATGACATTGTGCTTAAGCATTATATTTATAGTTTTTAGTTACAGCCTTATAAATTATAGTGGATTTAGTAAATTGCAAAATAAAATATATGCAGAAACATTTGGAAGTTCACTTATAAATTTTATAAATAATTCAAAGAGATACTGCAGAGAAAAAAATAATGGCGGTTACATATATTTTGATATAGATAAAAATTGTGTAACATTTAACAGCGGGACAGAAAGAATATACACTTTAGAAGTACCAGATGGCTTTAAACTAACTTCTGTGAGAGATAACAATAAAATTGAAATTGATAACAGAGGGTTAACAGGAAGTGCTTGTACAATAGAATATATAGATAGAAAAGGGAAAAGTCATTTTGTTAGTATGTGCGTGGGAAGTGCTTATGTTGAATTTAAAGAATAG
- a CDS encoding Asp23/Gls24 family envelope stress response protein, which yields MEENLSSETNMGIVKISDEVVGVISGLATTEVKGIAGMSASLVGGITQILSGKKNLSKGVKVSVGENSAAIDLYVVVEYGVRIPDVALEVQENVKKAVESMTGLYVSAVNIHVQNVMISKVEEKVQESDEESL from the coding sequence ATGGAAGAAAACTTGAGCAGTGAAACTAATATGGGCATTGTTAAGATTTCAGATGAAGTAGTAGGAGTTATTTCAGGATTGGCTACAACAGAAGTAAAAGGTATAGCTGGAATGAGCGCAAGTCTTGTTGGTGGAATAACTCAAATATTGAGTGGAAAGAAAAACCTATCTAAAGGTGTTAAGGTTAGTGTTGGTGAAAATAGTGCAGCTATTGATTTATACGTGGTAGTTGAATATGGAGTTAGAATTCCTGATGTAGCATTAGAGGTACAGGAAAATGTAAAAAAAGCAGTTGAATCTATGACAGGACTTTATGTTTCTGCAGTAAATATACATGTGCAAAATGTTATGATTTCAAAAGTTGAAGAAAAAGTTCAAGAATCAGATGAAGAAAGTTTATAA
- a CDS encoding SpoIIIAH-like family protein: MNKKQAAIIVTLLVLIVCAGVLATKLNNPLYVDGGNSTSGESTVSFNNDKSSSKTDNKDSSKNQYFDEAKLTRDQKNAQTLQTLKTLIDDQNVAKDNRDEAAKKYTQLAMNTNYESKIETTLKSKGYSDVICSIEDNKARVIIKAKDKLTDKQTRDIKNVVVGISKVQDVEIETKQ, translated from the coding sequence GTGAATAAAAAACAGGCGGCAATCATTGTTACCCTTTTAGTACTTATTGTATGTGCGGGGGTTCTGGCTACAAAACTTAATAATCCTCTTTATGTAGATGGAGGAAATAGTACAAGCGGAGAGAGTACAGTATCATTTAATAATGATAAAAGCAGCAGTAAAACTGATAATAAGGATAGTAGTAAAAATCAGTATTTTGACGAAGCAAAGCTAACTCGTGATCAAAAAAATGCACAAACTCTTCAAACTTTAAAGACTTTGATCGATGACCAGAATGTTGCCAAGGATAATAGGGACGAAGCAGCAAAAAAATATACTCAATTAGCTATGAATACAAATTATGAATCTAAAATAGAAACTACTTTAAAGAGTAAAGGTTACAGTGATGTAATATGTTCTATAGAAGATAATAAAGCTAGAGTTATTATAAAGGCAAAGGACAAACTTACAGATAAGCAAACAAGAGACATAAAAAATGTTGTTGTCGGAATATCAAAAGTACAGGATGTTGAAATAGAGACTAAACAATAA
- a CDS encoding type II secretion system protein, with protein sequence MKIRRLKRKGFTLIELMLVITIILILMSFLIPKFSSYQNKAKDTKAINAAKQIQTAAMVSYGDKDSKFDVGDIKENVKDLTSVEEIDGVKLGDDQSVEVYYKSDKKPYMVNIDAAKNTYTVKSGENQIYPK encoded by the coding sequence ATTTACGCTTATAGAGCTTATGTTAGTTATAACTATAATATTAATACTTATGAGCTTTTTAATACCTAAGTTTTCTTCTTATCAAAATAAGGCTAAAGATACAAAAGCTATAAATGCAGCAAAACAAATTCAAACTGCAGCTATGGTAAGTTATGGCGACAAAGATAGTAAATTTGATGTTGGTGATATCAAGGAAAATGTAAAAGATCTTACATCTGTTGAGGAGATAGACGGTGTAAAACTTGGGGATGATCAATCTGTTGAAGTTTATTATAAAAGCGATAAGAAACCATATATGGTAAATATAGATGCAGCAAAAAATACATATACCGTGAAGAGCGGCGAAAATCAGATATATCCTAAGTAA
- a CDS encoding aminopeptidase P family N-terminal domain-containing protein has product MIEKRIEKLRQLISNNSMDDVLIVEDINRNYLSGFTGSERFSVITQKRLW; this is encoded by the coding sequence ATGATTGAAAAGAGAATAGAAAAATTGAGGCAGTTAATATCAAATAATAGTATGGATGATGTCCTTATAGTTGAAGATATTAATAGAAATTATTTAAGTGGTTTTACTGGAAGTGAAAGGTTTTCTGTAATAACACAAAAAAGATTGTGGTAA
- the spoIIIAB gene encoding stage III sporulation protein SpoIIIAB — translation MIKFLGCSMILGASTAIGYIYSEGLKKRTKELKELERCIIQLQNEIVYTHTPLPEASLNIAQKSFGGIKNIFKKVSDLLLFNKVDSVYEAFLTVTNAEKESLSLKDEDLCILLDMAKTLGESDIQGQKKMFLLTLNNFKSQIKISETLMNSNVKMYRCLGFALGAMTVIVLI, via the coding sequence GTGATTAAATTCTTAGGATGCAGTATGATACTAGGCGCTTCCACAGCTATAGGCTATATATATAGTGAGGGCTTGAAAAAAAGAACTAAGGAGCTAAAGGAGCTTGAAAGATGTATTATCCAGCTTCAAAATGAAATAGTATATACACACACACCTCTTCCAGAAGCTAGTTTAAATATAGCACAGAAGAGTTTTGGCGGTATAAAGAATATTTTTAAAAAGGTTTCAGATTTATTGCTGTTTAATAAAGTGGACAGTGTATATGAAGCATTCTTAACAGTAACAAATGCCGAAAAAGAATCATTGAGCTTGAAAGATGAAGATTTATGTATATTACTAGATATGGCTAAAACTTTGGGAGAATCTGATATACAGGGGCAAAAAAAGATGTTTTTATTAACTCTTAATAATTTTAAAAGCCAAATAAAAATCTCAGAAACTTTAATGAATAGTAATGTTAAAATGTACAGATGTCTAGGGTTTGCACTAGGTGCTATGACGGTTATTGTGCTTATTTAA
- a CDS encoding CD1247 N-terminal domain-containing protein encodes MSSILSKVSYVNGLMDGLDIDKNTKEGKILVEVVNVLKAMAEEIEDISESQKSIGEYMDVVDENLNDLQDDLYYDDYQLYEDEGDNFIQFKCSNCGDDIYIDKDIIGQREEITCPNCHNKMPLDVDLGKCEK; translated from the coding sequence ATGAGTTCGATTTTGTCAAAGGTTTCCTATGTCAATGGCTTAATGGATGGATTAGATATTGATAAAAATACTAAAGAAGGAAAGATATTAGTTGAAGTAGTCAATGTATTGAAAGCTATGGCTGAAGAAATAGAGGATATATCTGAATCACAAAAAAGTATTGGGGAATATATGGATGTGGTGGATGAAAACTTAAACGATTTACAAGATGATTTGTATTATGATGATTATCAATTGTATGAAGATGAAGGTGATAATTTCATTCAATTTAAATGTTCCAATTGTGGTGATGATATATATATTGATAAGGATATAATAGGCCAAAGAGAAGAAATAACATGTCCTAATTGCCACAACAAAATGCCTCTTGATGTAGATCTCGGAAAGTGCGAAAAATAA
- a CDS encoding type II secretion system protein, which produces MLNLKNSRGFTLIEVLCSISVFSILFMSALTMQISSYKMQKYYGRMYTYSIFEEYVKNNIIYNCTYEQIEQLKMQNRLYISEHNINLNNIDNINFTDIFMSTVPQQKPYVQINVQGDKVLKIDIKLYTQEMNKKEVMECEVYKGKYKK; this is translated from the coding sequence ATGTTGAATTTAAAGAATAGTAGGGGTTTTACGTTAATTGAGGTACTGTGCAGTATATCTGTATTTTCAATTTTATTTATGTCAGCTTTAACTATGCAGATTAGCAGTTATAAAATGCAAAAATATTATGGAAGAATGTATACGTATTCAATATTTGAAGAATATGTTAAGAATAATATCATATACAATTGTACTTATGAACAAATCGAACAATTAAAAATGCAAAATAGATTATATATATCAGAACATAATATTAATTTAAATAATATAGATAATATTAATTTTACCGATATTTTCATGAGTACTGTACCACAGCAAAAGCCTTATGTTCAAATAAATGTACAAGGAGATAAGGTCTTAAAAATAGACATAAAATTATATACACAAGAAATGAATAAAAAAGAAGTTATGGAGTGTGAAGTTTATAAAGGAAAGTATAAAAAATAA
- the xseA gene encoding exodeoxyribonuclease VII large subunit has translation MYIKTLTVSDLNNYLKKILDNDFILANLCIKGEIYNLKFHTSGHIYFSLKDEYSKINCVMFKDAASTLNFIPENGMKVVVKGRVSVYKKEGVYQLYCNEMQREGIGELYIAFEKLKSKLSKEGLFEESHKKNIPLYSKNIGVITSPTGAAMRDIINVTMRRNPKINIKLYPSLVQGDCAVQNIIDGINRLNNIENIDVIIIARGGGSVEDLWCFNDETLARAIYKSSKPIITGIGHEIDYTIADFVSDRRAPTPSAAAEIAVFDINEFENKILNFRNLLYTKMKSRLNNEVNNLEIVLKQLNSNSPLIYMANQYNNLDRLYELLNIKVKGKFQKEREKLRNIDSLLSANNPLNILKKGYAVIEDKNKKVVSSIDVLSKTKKVSIILKDGRKSFTLQSDNNEL, from the coding sequence ATGTACATAAAAACTTTAACTGTATCAGATTTAAATAATTATTTAAAAAAGATATTAGATAATGATTTTATTCTTGCAAATTTATGTATAAAGGGCGAAATATATAATTTAAAGTTTCATACAAGCGGGCATATTTATTTTTCGCTTAAAGATGAATACAGCAAAATAAATTGTGTCATGTTTAAAGATGCTGCTAGTACTCTAAATTTTATACCTGAGAATGGTATGAAAGTAGTAGTAAAGGGAAGAGTTTCTGTTTATAAAAAAGAGGGAGTTTATCAGCTGTATTGCAATGAAATGCAAAGAGAAGGTATAGGAGAACTTTATATAGCCTTTGAAAAGTTGAAAAGTAAGTTAAGTAAAGAGGGACTTTTTGAAGAATCACATAAAAAAAATATACCTTTATATTCAAAAAATATAGGGGTTATAACTTCTCCAACGGGTGCTGCCATGCGAGATATAATAAATGTTACAATGAGGAGAAATCCAAAAATAAATATTAAATTATATCCTTCTTTAGTTCAAGGAGATTGTGCAGTTCAAAATATAATAGATGGAATAAATAGATTGAATAATATAGAGAACATAGATGTTATAATAATAGCAAGAGGGGGAGGATCTGTAGAAGATTTATGGTGCTTTAATGATGAGACTCTAGCACGTGCAATATATAAATCTTCAAAGCCAATAATAACTGGAATAGGGCATGAAATTGATTATACAATAGCAGATTTTGTGAGTGATAGAAGAGCTCCAACTCCTTCGGCAGCAGCAGAGATAGCTGTATTTGACATTAATGAATTTGAAAACAAGATTTTAAATTTTAGGAATCTTTTATATACAAAGATGAAATCAAGATTAAATAATGAAGTTAATAATTTGGAAATTGTGCTAAAACAATTAAATTCTAATAGCCCTCTTATATATATGGCAAATCAATATAATAATCTAGACAGATTGTATGAGCTGCTTAATATAAAAGTAAAAGGAAAGTTTCAAAAAGAAAGAGAAAAGTTACGTAACATTGATTCATTGTTATCTGCAAATAATCCTCTTAATATATTAAAAAAGGGATATGCTGTAATTGAAGATAAGAATAAAAAGGTTGTTAGCAGCATAGATGTCCTTTCCAAAACAAAAAAAGTCAGTATAATATTAAAAGATGGAAGAAAAAGTTTTACACTCCAAAGTGATAATAATGAATTGTAA
- the spoIIIAF gene encoding stage III sporulation protein AF: MIQALRSWIITICTAVFFITAVEMILPDNSLKKYSKFVLGLIMITVFINPLIKLFNNNFDINSYVSTAAQNFDSETCKDDFQKYKQKSIDETMENFKLNLQNSCEKKLKEKYPDNNYKVSVEASIDSNNQKIDIKSLKVGVKDGNVEKIKKVSIDIGSKAIENNNTYEEVDKNKASEIKKYLSSELNIPANIIQAYKI; the protein is encoded by the coding sequence GTGATTCAAGCACTTAGAAGTTGGATTATAACTATATGTACAGCAGTATTCTTTATTACAGCAGTTGAAATGATTTTACCCGATAATAGTCTTAAAAAATATTCTAAGTTTGTGTTAGGTCTTATTATGATCACAGTTTTTATAAATCCTTTAATTAAATTATTTAATAATAACTTTGATATAAATTCATATGTTAGTACTGCTGCTCAAAATTTTGATAGTGAGACTTGTAAAGATGATTTCCAAAAGTATAAACAAAAGAGTATTGATGAAACTATGGAAAATTTTAAGCTGAATTTACAAAACAGCTGCGAGAAAAAGCTCAAGGAGAAATATCCTGATAATAACTATAAGGTTAGTGTGGAAGCATCAATAGACAGTAATAATCAAAAAATTGATATAAAAAGTTTAAAAGTTGGTGTCAAAGATGGAAATGTAGAAAAAATAAAAAAGGTAAGCATTGATATAGGAAGTAAAGCTATTGAAAATAATAACACATATGAAGAAGTAGATAAAAACAAGGCTTCAGAGATAAAAAAGTATTTAAGCAGTGAATTGAATATTCCTGCAAATATAATACAGGCATATAAGATTTAA
- the spoIIIAA gene encoding stage III sporulation protein AA, producing MRKIGTKEIIDILPQSINNVLKNILSDSKLQEIRIRMDKPLIVEFNNDELICDYIVKKEDMKTIIQRISNYSIYAFEEEIKKGYITVKGGHRIGICGRCVIEKNEVKTIKNIGSINIRICHEVIGCSNKIMKFIVSSGGILNSIIISPPKCGKTTLIRDITKNISEGVKSLNLAGKKVCVIDERSEIGACYNGVPQLNVGMRTDILDSCPKSEGIIMAIRSMSPDLIVCDEIGTYKEIDSILTALNSGVSLIVTIHGYGIEDLYKRPVFKEIIDNNVFKRSIVLSTKNGAGTIEYVYDFNSKSVIWRR from the coding sequence ATGAGAAAAATAGGTACAAAAGAGATTATTGATATATTACCTCAAAGTATAAACAATGTACTTAAAAATATTTTAAGTGATAGTAAGCTGCAGGAAATAAGAATAAGAATGGACAAACCATTGATTGTTGAATTTAACAATGATGAATTGATATGTGATTATATCGTTAAAAAGGAAGACATGAAAACTATTATACAAAGGATAAGTAATTATTCTATATATGCCTTTGAAGAAGAAATAAAAAAAGGATATATAACTGTAAAAGGAGGGCATAGAATAGGGATTTGCGGTAGATGTGTTATAGAAAAAAATGAAGTAAAGACTATAAAGAACATAGGTTCTATAAATATTAGAATTTGTCATGAAGTAATAGGATGTTCAAATAAGATTATGAAATTTATTGTATCAAGTGGTGGGATTTTAAATAGCATAATAATTTCACCACCTAAATGTGGAAAGACTACATTGATAAGGGATATTACAAAAAATATTTCAGAGGGAGTAAAGAGCTTAAATTTAGCAGGCAAAAAAGTTTGCGTTATAGATGAAAGAAGTGAAATAGGAGCTTGCTATAATGGAGTTCCTCAGTTAAATGTTGGAATGAGAACCGATATTTTAGACAGCTGTCCTAAAAGTGAAGGCATAATTATGGCAATACGAAGTATGTCACCTGATTTGATTGTATGTGATGAAATAGGAACATATAAGGAAATTGACAGTATTCTTACTGCTTTAAATTCAGGAGTCAGTTTGATAGTTACAATACATGGATATGGTATTGAGGATTTGTACAAAAGACCTGTGTTTAAAGAAATTATAGATAATAATGTATTTAAGCGATCTATAGTTTTAAGCACAAAAAATGGAGCTGGTACTATTGAATATGTATATGATTTTAATAGCAAGTCTGTGATATGGAGGCGATAA
- the spoIIIAC gene encoding stage III sporulation protein AC, producing MLDVSLIFKIAGIGIIVMLIDKVLESSGKGDYAVVANLAGILIVLTMIISLINKLFTAVRTMFQL from the coding sequence ATGCTGGATGTGAGTTTGATATTTAAGATAGCTGGTATAGGCATAATTGTAATGCTCATAGATAAGGTATTAGAATCAAGTGGAAAAGGAGACTATGCAGTAGTTGCAAATTTAGCTGGAATTCTTATAGTACTTACAATGATAATTAGCCTCATAAATAAGTTGTTCACTGCTGTTAGGACAATGTTTCAACTTTAG